In one window of Chryseobacterium phocaeense DNA:
- a CDS encoding adenylosuccinate synthase yields the protein MSTYVVVGLQYGDEGKGKITDVLSAKSDYVVRFQGGDNAGHTVYVGDEKFVLHLLPSGVLQCKGKCIIANGVVVNPKSFIKEVGQIESKGLRTDHIFISRRAHVIMPYHILLDTYREEEHGGTQIGTTKKGIGPCYEDKIARVGIRMIDLLNPEILRDKIEKNLKIKNSLFEKYYGKPTLDVEEIYNEYLEIGKQLQDRIVDTELELNEAIRDGKNVLFEGAQALMLDIDFGTYPYVTSSSPSTGGVCSGAGVPPTSLQNLIGVAKAYCTRVGNGPFPSELDNELGEKIRQIGGEFGATTGRPRRTGWLDLVSLKHACMINGINNLVITKLDVLTGIENLKVVTHYKTEDGKIIDYFTSSTEKLYNYEPIYEDLPGWNEDITKARSYDELPDTAQKYIEFIEKYLGINVYLVSVGPERSQNIIRKELF from the coding sequence ATGTCAACTTACGTAGTTGTAGGTCTTCAGTATGGAGATGAAGGTAAAGGGAAAATCACGGATGTTTTATCGGCTAAATCGGATTATGTAGTTCGTTTCCAGGGTGGAGACAATGCTGGTCACACGGTTTATGTCGGGGATGAGAAATTTGTTTTGCACCTTCTTCCTTCAGGGGTACTGCAGTGCAAAGGGAAGTGTATCATTGCGAACGGAGTAGTGGTAAACCCGAAATCTTTCATTAAGGAAGTAGGCCAGATCGAAAGCAAAGGCTTAAGAACCGACCACATTTTCATCAGCAGAAGAGCGCATGTGATCATGCCTTACCACATTCTTTTGGATACATACCGTGAAGAAGAGCACGGAGGAACTCAGATCGGAACCACTAAAAAGGGGATCGGACCTTGCTATGAAGATAAAATTGCAAGAGTGGGGATCAGAATGATCGACCTTCTGAATCCTGAAATTTTAAGAGATAAAATCGAGAAAAACTTAAAGATTAAGAATTCTCTTTTTGAAAAATATTACGGAAAACCGACACTGGACGTTGAAGAAATTTACAACGAATATTTAGAAATCGGAAAACAGCTTCAGGACAGAATCGTTGATACTGAACTGGAATTAAACGAAGCCATCAGAGACGGTAAAAACGTTTTATTCGAAGGGGCACAGGCCTTGATGCTTGATATCGACTTCGGAACGTATCCATACGTAACTTCTTCTTCTCCATCTACAGGAGGGGTTTGTTCAGGAGCAGGTGTTCCGCCAACTTCACTTCAAAACCTGATCGGGGTGGCAAAAGCTTACTGTACTAGAGTTGGAAACGGACCTTTCCCATCTGAACTGGATAATGAGCTTGGAGAAAAGATCAGACAAATCGGTGGTGAATTCGGTGCTACAACAGGAAGACCAAGAAGAACAGGTTGGTTAGACCTTGTTTCTCTGAAGCATGCTTGTATGATTAACGGAATCAACAACCTGGTAATTACAAAATTAGACGTTCTTACAGGAATTGAAAACCTGAAAGTGGTGACCCATTACAAAACTGAGGACGGAAAAATCATCGATTATTTCACTTCTTCCACTGAGAAATTATACAACTACGAGCCAATTTATGAGGATTTACCGGGCTGGAATGAAGATATCACCAAAGCAAGAAGCTATGATGAACTTCCTGACACTGCTCAGAAATACATCGAGTTTATCGAAAAGTATTTGGGAATCAATGTGTACCTTGTTTCGGTAGGACCTGAAAGAAGCCAGAACATCATTAGAAAAGAATTATTCTAA